A portion of the bacterium genome contains these proteins:
- a CDS encoding radical SAM protein codes for MQLEKGIIYGPIRSRRFGWDLGINLLPTDRKLCSFDCVYCQYGFTTPLRNGRFAFPSAADVIRAWNQQLLQAKRRGIRITHTTISGNGEPTMHPQFDRLIPELISWRDKNFPFVRIALLSTGYRAKDLKIRSAMQMVDEPIVKFDSGDPEKWLRFNQPLVPFLFHEFVNDLKRFKRLILQTMFVKGWNDSADDLMLWRNCLKEIQPSAVQIYTIQREPADSTLIPVDNEFLLKVADETAQSLQMNIDYF; via the coding sequence ATGCAGTTAGAGAAGGGGATCATATACGGTCCCATCCGGAGCAGGAGATTTGGATGGGATCTTGGAATCAATCTGCTCCCAACAGACAGAAAACTCTGTTCTTTCGACTGCGTATATTGCCAGTACGGGTTTACCACGCCACTGCGAAACGGGCGTTTTGCTTTTCCATCAGCTGCTGATGTCATCCGGGCGTGGAATCAACAACTTCTTCAAGCAAAGAGGAGGGGAATCAGAATCACTCACACGACGATCTCTGGTAATGGAGAGCCCACGATGCATCCGCAGTTTGATCGATTGATTCCTGAACTCATTTCCTGGCGGGATAAAAACTTCCCCTTTGTAAGAATCGCGCTGCTTTCAACCGGGTATCGTGCGAAAGATTTGAAAATACGGTCTGCAATGCAAATGGTCGATGAACCTATTGTTAAGTTTGACTCGGGCGATCCGGAAAAGTGGCTAAGATTCAATCAACCTCTTGTACCCTTTTTGTTCCACGAATTCGTAAACGATTTGAAGAGATTTAAACGATTGATCCTTCAAACAATGTTTGTGAAAGGCTGGAACGATTCAGCAGATGATCTGATGCTATGGAGAAACTGTTTGAAAGAGATCCAGCCTTCTGCGGTGCAGATTTATACAATTCAGCGCGAGCCGGCTGATTCCACGCTCATTCCGGTTGACAACGAATTCTTGCTCAAAGTCGCAGATGAAACAGCACAAAGTTTGCAAATGAACATTGACTATTTTTAG